The proteins below come from a single Mycolicibacterium sp. TY81 genomic window:
- a CDS encoding S9 family peptidase has translation MTTAEAPVKHDYDRIPYLVAYQNNSAVRDVYGGVAELVVLESYLLKPKAKPSDTVLVFMHPIGGGAYLPMINALARAGHHVIYCNSRFRGTDSALLMEKVVEDLGECIKDAKNRLGYAKVVLAGWSGGGSLSVFYQQQAQHPTVTASPSGDGPDLTKLGLIPADGLMLLAAHISRHGTMTEWMDASILDENDPSKRDPELDLYNPDNPNQPPYSPEFLQRYHEAQIARNRRITKWVKEKLAELKAAGRPDDEFAFVVHGTMADPRWLDPTVDPNERTPGQCYLGDPRVVNMSPVGLARFCTLRSWLSQWSYDDANGDAVKAGPDIAVPTLVIGNLADDACTPSHTRRLYEAIGHPDKEMHEIPGANHYYSGPDQRGTLRQAVGICTDWLHQRGFSL, from the coding sequence ATGACAACCGCCGAAGCACCCGTCAAGCACGACTACGACCGCATCCCGTATCTGGTTGCGTACCAGAACAACTCGGCAGTGCGCGATGTGTACGGCGGCGTGGCGGAGTTGGTGGTGCTGGAAAGCTACCTGCTGAAGCCGAAAGCCAAGCCGAGTGACACGGTGCTGGTGTTCATGCACCCCATCGGGGGCGGCGCCTACCTGCCGATGATCAACGCACTGGCGCGCGCCGGCCACCACGTCATCTACTGCAACAGCCGCTTCCGCGGCACCGACTCGGCATTGCTGATGGAGAAGGTGGTCGAGGATCTCGGTGAGTGCATCAAGGATGCCAAGAACCGGCTGGGCTACGCGAAGGTGGTCCTCGCCGGGTGGAGCGGCGGCGGCTCGCTGTCGGTCTTCTACCAGCAGCAGGCGCAGCACCCGACGGTGACGGCCAGTCCCTCCGGGGACGGGCCGGACCTGACGAAGCTGGGCCTGATCCCGGCGGACGGTCTCATGCTGCTGGCCGCCCACATCAGCCGCCACGGCACCATGACCGAGTGGATGGACGCCTCGATCCTCGATGAGAACGACCCGTCGAAGCGCGATCCCGAACTCGATCTCTACAACCCGGACAACCCCAACCAACCGCCGTACTCCCCCGAGTTCCTGCAGCGGTACCACGAGGCACAGATCGCCCGGAACCGGCGAATCACCAAGTGGGTCAAGGAAAAGCTCGCCGAGCTCAAGGCGGCGGGGCGGCCCGATGACGAGTTCGCGTTCGTCGTGCACGGCACCATGGCCGACCCGCGCTGGCTCGACCCGACGGTCGATCCCAACGAACGCACCCCGGGACAGTGCTATCTGGGGGATCCTCGAGTGGTGAACATGAGCCCCGTCGGCCTGGCCCGATTCTGTACGTTGCGCAGCTGGCTGTCGCAGTGGAGTTACGACGACGCCAACGGTGACGCCGTGAAGGCGGGTCCGGACATCGCGGTGCCGACACTGGTGATCGGCAACCTCGCCGACGACGCCTGCACGCCCAGCCACACGCGGCGGCTCTACGAGGCGATCGGGCATCCGGACAAGGAGATGCACGAGATTCCCGGCGCCAACCACTACTACTCCGGACCGGATCAGCGCGGCACGCTGCGGCAGGCCGTCGGCATCTGCACGGACTGGCTGCACCAGCGGGGGTTTTCGCTGTGA
- a CDS encoding CaiB/BaiF CoA-transferase family protein: protein MTTGALDGIRVLELGTLISGPFAGRLLGDMGAEVLKIELPSAPDPLRTWGQAELDGHRFFWTVHARNKKAVTLDLRTARGRELFLDLVEQSDVIVENFRPGTLEKWNLGYDVLRERNRGIILVRVSGYGQTGPDAGKAGYASVAEAASGLRHMNGFPGGPPPRLALSLGDSLAGMFAAQGALAALYRRSVTGEGQVVDTALTESCLAIQESTIPDYDIGGVVRGPSGTRLEGIAPSNIYQSANGSWVVIAANQDTVFRRLCQAMDRPELATDERFADHLARGRNQDELDKIIGDWAAQREPHDIIATLSEAGVISGPINTVAEVVQDPQLQARNMIADHWDERVQRNVKGPGVVPVLSDTPGTIRNGGSARPGQDNAEVFGRLLGLDAGQLSALREEGVL from the coding sequence GTGACGACGGGTGCTCTGGACGGCATCCGGGTGCTCGAACTCGGCACCTTGATCTCCGGTCCGTTCGCCGGCCGGCTGCTCGGCGACATGGGCGCCGAGGTCCTCAAGATCGAGTTGCCGTCGGCCCCCGATCCGCTCCGGACCTGGGGCCAGGCCGAGCTCGACGGCCACCGGTTCTTCTGGACGGTCCACGCGCGCAACAAGAAAGCGGTGACGCTCGACCTGCGCACCGCGCGCGGCCGGGAGCTGTTCCTCGACCTCGTCGAGCAGTCCGATGTGATCGTGGAGAATTTCCGGCCCGGCACGCTCGAGAAATGGAACCTGGGTTACGACGTTCTGCGCGAACGCAATCGGGGCATCATCCTGGTGCGGGTGTCGGGCTACGGCCAGACGGGTCCCGACGCCGGGAAGGCCGGCTACGCGTCGGTCGCCGAGGCGGCGAGCGGGCTGCGGCACATGAACGGTTTCCCCGGCGGTCCCCCGCCGCGACTCGCGTTGTCGCTGGGCGACAGCCTCGCCGGCATGTTCGCCGCGCAAGGCGCGCTCGCCGCACTGTACCGGCGCAGTGTCACCGGCGAGGGCCAGGTCGTGGATACGGCACTCACCGAAAGTTGTTTGGCCATCCAGGAATCCACCATTCCGGACTACGACATCGGCGGCGTGGTGCGCGGACCGTCGGGCACCCGGCTCGAAGGTATCGCGCCGTCGAACATCTACCAGAGCGCGAACGGCAGCTGGGTGGTGATCGCGGCCAATCAGGACACGGTGTTCCGGCGGCTCTGTCAGGCCATGGACCGGCCCGAACTGGCGACCGACGAACGGTTCGCCGACCATCTGGCGCGTGGCCGCAACCAGGACGAACTCGACAAGATCATCGGCGACTGGGCAGCGCAGCGGGAGCCCCACGACATCATCGCCACCCTGTCGGAGGCCGGCGTGATCAGTGGGCCCATCAACACTGTCGCCGAGGTGGTACAAGACCCACAACTGCAGGCACGCAACATGATTGCCGACCACTGGGACGAACGGGTGCAACGCAATGTGAAGGGTCCCGGCGTCGTCCCGGTGCTCTCGGACACGCCCGGCACCATCCGCAACGGTGGCTCGGCGCGGCCAGGCCAGGACAACGCGGAGGTGTTCGGCCGTCTCCTCGGTCTCGATGCCGGGCAGTTGTCGGCACTGCGCGAGGAGGGTGTGTTGTGA
- a CDS encoding hydroxymethylglutaryl-CoA lyase, which yields MTDLPAHVTVREVCLRDGLQLEDPIPLSAKLELLEAIVATGVQEVEATAFVSPSKVPALADAAELAAALDAFPNVEFSALVAGAGGAGRALAAGMRSLEYVVSAADGHSRANVGRSTADSTALISDIVGLAHDSGASAEVIIATAWDCPFDGPTDPGRVVDIAAAAMEFGADRVAIADTIGTTTPRRVSDLISRVRPVIGDLPLGAHFHNTRGSGLASAYAAVQAGVTRLDASVGGLGGCPFAPGATGNIATEDLVYLLRDSDIDTGIDLDLAIDAAMVAQRVVGHELPSALLRAGDRLLG from the coding sequence GTGACCGACCTGCCGGCCCACGTGACCGTCCGCGAGGTCTGCCTGCGCGACGGCCTGCAACTCGAAGACCCGATTCCGTTGTCCGCCAAGCTCGAACTGCTCGAGGCCATCGTTGCCACCGGTGTGCAGGAGGTCGAGGCCACCGCATTCGTCTCACCGTCCAAGGTGCCCGCACTGGCCGATGCCGCCGAATTGGCCGCGGCGCTGGACGCTTTTCCCAACGTCGAGTTCTCCGCGCTCGTGGCGGGGGCCGGCGGCGCCGGCCGTGCGCTGGCGGCCGGCATGCGGTCGCTGGAATACGTGGTGTCCGCCGCGGACGGGCACAGCCGGGCGAACGTCGGGCGCTCGACGGCCGATTCGACGGCCCTGATCTCCGACATCGTCGGCCTGGCCCACGACAGCGGCGCCAGCGCCGAAGTCATCATCGCCACCGCCTGGGACTGCCCCTTCGACGGACCGACCGACCCGGGCCGGGTGGTCGATATCGCCGCGGCAGCAATGGAATTCGGGGCGGATCGGGTGGCCATCGCCGACACCATCGGCACCACCACCCCGCGGCGTGTCAGCGACCTGATCAGCCGCGTCCGCCCGGTCATCGGAGACCTGCCGCTCGGCGCGCACTTCCACAACACGCGGGGCTCCGGCCTGGCCAGCGCCTACGCCGCCGTGCAGGCCGGTGTGACGCGACTCGACGCGTCGGTGGGCGGCCTGGGCGGCTGCCCGTTCGCACCCGGCGCGACCGGCAACATCGCGACCGAAGACCTGGTCTACCTGTTGCGGGACAGCGACATCGACACCGGCATCGACCTGGACCTGGCGATCGACGCGGCCATGGTGGCGCAGCGTGTTGTGGGCCATGAGCTGCCCAGCGCCCTGCTGCGCGCCGGCGACCGGCTGCTGGGCTGA
- a CDS encoding TetR/AcrR family transcriptional regulator: MPTANLTAKGRQTREAIELAARKLFAERGFHGTTLADITSAAGKSSAVFYRYFDDKEDLLAELAESFLHDIVTPSGMSVPLPESPEDTEYFTTVVTGYWNLFKQNIGIMIAVAQLGATQPRFAKVQNEFRRFGMDLVADSVRHATEQGHAQGIHPGQRLDPEHIAAAISLLFENFTVVVVGNPDSGLQISDEDAITTLSTIWKKTLYGF, from the coding sequence ATGCCCACCGCAAATTTGACCGCCAAGGGCCGACAGACCCGCGAGGCCATCGAACTCGCCGCCCGGAAGCTGTTCGCCGAGCGGGGCTTTCACGGCACCACGCTGGCCGACATCACGTCGGCTGCCGGAAAGTCGTCGGCGGTGTTCTACCGCTATTTCGACGACAAGGAGGACCTGCTGGCCGAGCTGGCCGAGTCTTTCCTGCACGACATCGTCACCCCGTCGGGGATGAGTGTGCCGCTGCCGGAGTCCCCCGAGGACACCGAGTACTTCACCACCGTGGTGACGGGGTACTGGAACCTCTTCAAGCAGAACATCGGCATCATGATCGCGGTCGCCCAGCTGGGCGCCACGCAGCCGCGCTTCGCCAAGGTACAGAACGAGTTCCGGCGCTTCGGGATGGACCTGGTCGCCGATTCGGTCCGCCACGCCACGGAGCAAGGCCATGCGCAGGGCATCCACCCCGGGCAGCGCCTCGATCCCGAACACATCGCCGCGGCGATTTCGCTGCTGTTCGAGAACTTCACCGTCGTGGTGGTCGGCAACCCGGACTCCGGGCTGCAGATCAGCGACGAGGACGCCATCACCACCCTGTCGACCATCTGGAAGAAAACCCTGTACGGCTTCTGA
- a CDS encoding acyl-CoA dehydrogenase family protein — MDFALPEHLPGLLAEMDAFIEAEIKPLERENLQYFDRRREFARTDLENGGVPTREWEDLLDEMRRRADAAGWLRYGLPSEFGGRDGTNLDMAVIREHLAHKGLGLHNDLQDESSIVGNFPQVIMMSRFGTPAQQAEWVEAMITGERSMAFGLTEPDHGSDATWLETTAVRDGDGWIINGRKRWNTGVHRATHDLIFARTSGDPGQAVGITAFLVPTDTPGFTVPYYWWTFNMPSDHGEVELNDVRVPADAVLGEVDHGLEVGQTFLHENRIRQAASSLGAAQYCIDRAAQYAGERVVFGKPLAVNQAVQWPLAELQTEAQMVRLLVYYAAWHLDRDHHMEVSDKVSMANYRANRLVCEAADRAMQIHGGVGYSRHEPFEHIYRHHRRYRITEGAEEIQIRRVAQRMLKFGRK, encoded by the coding sequence GTGGATTTCGCTCTACCGGAACACCTTCCGGGCCTGCTGGCAGAGATGGATGCCTTCATCGAGGCGGAGATCAAACCGCTGGAACGAGAGAACCTGCAGTACTTCGACCGGCGCCGGGAATTCGCCCGTACGGACCTCGAGAACGGCGGTGTGCCCACCCGGGAATGGGAGGATCTGCTCGACGAGATGCGCCGCCGTGCCGACGCAGCCGGATGGCTGCGCTACGGCCTGCCCAGCGAGTTCGGTGGCCGCGACGGCACCAATCTGGACATGGCCGTCATCCGGGAACACCTGGCGCACAAGGGCCTCGGCCTGCACAACGACCTGCAGGACGAGTCATCGATCGTCGGCAACTTCCCGCAGGTCATCATGATGAGCCGGTTCGGCACCCCGGCGCAGCAAGCCGAATGGGTCGAGGCCATGATCACCGGTGAACGGTCGATGGCGTTCGGGCTCACCGAACCCGACCACGGCAGCGACGCCACCTGGCTCGAGACCACGGCGGTCCGGGACGGTGACGGGTGGATCATCAACGGCCGCAAGCGCTGGAACACCGGAGTGCACCGCGCCACCCACGACCTGATCTTCGCCCGCACGTCGGGGGATCCCGGGCAGGCGGTCGGTATCACCGCGTTCCTCGTGCCCACCGACACCCCCGGTTTCACCGTGCCGTACTACTGGTGGACGTTCAACATGCCGAGCGACCACGGCGAGGTCGAACTGAACGATGTTCGGGTGCCGGCTGATGCGGTGCTCGGCGAGGTGGACCACGGCTTGGAGGTCGGCCAGACGTTCCTGCACGAGAACCGCATCCGTCAGGCCGCCAGCAGTCTGGGCGCCGCGCAGTACTGCATCGACCGGGCCGCGCAGTACGCCGGCGAGCGCGTCGTCTTCGGTAAGCCCCTGGCGGTGAACCAGGCCGTGCAGTGGCCGCTGGCCGAGCTGCAGACCGAGGCCCAGATGGTCCGGCTGCTGGTGTATTACGCCGCCTGGCACCTCGATCGGGATCACCACATGGAGGTTTCCGACAAGGTGTCGATGGCCAATTACCGCGCCAACAGACTGGTATGCGAGGCGGCCGACCGAGCCATGCAGATCCACGGTGGCGTCGGCTACAGCCGGCACGAGCCGTTCGAGCACATCTACCGGCACCACCGCCGCTACCGGATCACCGAAGGGGCGGAAGAGATTCAGATTCGCCGGGTGGCGCAGCGGATGCTGAAGTTCGGGCGCAAGTGA
- a CDS encoding phosphotransferase family protein codes for MIDAPELARALAAVLEPELGEVSVENLRELTGGASRATWAFAATTAADARPLILRVGPPDEIHAGMELEAAALSRAAATGAPVPRVLAASNSPEALGSPFLVCDFVPGETIVRKIQRALDDDGRTTLLGQCAAALAAIHRADPTGIGLSSEDQLSSWRRELDEIGDTTATFEWAFRWLARNQPADTGGAVLVHGDFRMGNLIVDGSRLAAVLDWELTHLGSRAEDLAWFCIRAWRFGAPRTLDAGGLGRIEDFLTAYEHSSGITLDRKAFHWWLVSATLRWGIICRYQAQRHLSGQARSVELATIGRRVCETEWDLLNLVAAR; via the coding sequence GTGATCGACGCGCCGGAATTGGCCCGAGCGCTCGCCGCGGTGCTCGAACCGGAGCTCGGCGAGGTCAGCGTCGAGAACCTGCGGGAACTCACCGGCGGTGCCAGCCGCGCGACGTGGGCGTTCGCGGCGACCACCGCGGCCGACGCCCGCCCATTGATCCTGCGGGTCGGACCGCCCGACGAAATCCACGCCGGCATGGAGCTCGAGGCCGCCGCGCTGTCCCGGGCCGCGGCCACGGGCGCGCCCGTGCCCCGGGTGCTGGCGGCCAGCAACTCACCGGAGGCCCTCGGCAGTCCGTTCCTGGTGTGCGATTTCGTACCCGGGGAGACCATCGTCCGCAAGATCCAGCGCGCACTCGACGACGACGGCCGGACCACCCTTCTCGGGCAATGCGCCGCAGCGCTGGCGGCGATCCACCGCGCCGACCCCACCGGCATCGGGCTGTCGAGCGAAGACCAACTGAGTTCATGGCGGCGCGAACTCGACGAGATCGGTGACACCACAGCCACTTTCGAGTGGGCCTTCCGCTGGTTGGCGCGCAACCAGCCGGCGGACACCGGCGGTGCGGTGTTGGTGCACGGCGACTTCCGGATGGGCAACCTGATCGTCGACGGCAGCCGGCTGGCGGCAGTGCTGGATTGGGAGCTCACCCATCTGGGCTCGCGCGCCGAGGACCTGGCCTGGTTCTGCATTCGGGCCTGGCGCTTCGGGGCGCCGCGGACGCTGGACGCCGGCGGCCTGGGCCGCATCGAGGACTTCCTGACCGCCTATGAGCACTCCAGCGGAATCACTCTGGACCGCAAGGCCTTTCACTGGTGGCTGGTGTCCGCCACCTTGCGCTGGGGCATCATCTGCCGGTATCAGGCGCAGCGCCACCTGTCCGGACAGGCCAGGTCGGTGGAGTTGGCGACCATCGGCCGGCGGGTGTGTGAAACCGAATGGGACCTGCTCAACCTCGTGGCGGCCCGATGA
- a CDS encoding DUF6285 domain-containing protein codes for MSHYRPTAAELVAAVAEFLETEVRAATDGAVNFHARVAANALRIVERELSQDGAEPGLLGFDDEQALARAIRDGEFDDRGPELEPVLRALVRHRLDVAHPGYADE; via the coding sequence ATGAGCCATTACCGTCCCACCGCCGCTGAACTGGTCGCCGCCGTGGCCGAGTTCCTGGAGACCGAGGTACGCGCGGCCACCGATGGCGCGGTGAACTTCCATGCCCGCGTGGCCGCGAACGCGCTGCGGATCGTCGAACGCGAGCTGTCTCAGGACGGCGCAGAACCGGGGCTGCTGGGATTCGACGACGAGCAGGCCCTGGCGCGCGCGATACGCGACGGGGAGTTCGACGACCGTGGCCCCGAACTCGAGCCCGTGCTGCGGGCGCTCGTGCGGCATCGGCTGGACGTGGCCCATCCGGGCTATGCCGACGAGTAG
- a CDS encoding response regulator transcription factor, with the protein MADSALKILVYSDNPNTRDQVRTALGRRIHPDLPDLTYLDVATAPVVVSSVDAGGIDLAILDGEATPAGGMGLAKQLKDEVANCPPIVVLTGRPDDAWLASWSRAEAAVPHPIDPIRLGEAVVAVLSPQR; encoded by the coding sequence GTGGCCGACTCCGCGCTCAAGATCCTGGTGTACAGCGACAATCCGAACACCCGTGACCAGGTGCGCACGGCGCTGGGACGGCGCATCCACCCGGACCTGCCCGACCTGACGTATCTCGACGTGGCGACGGCGCCCGTCGTGGTGAGTTCCGTCGACGCGGGCGGGATCGACTTGGCGATCCTGGACGGCGAGGCCACACCCGCCGGCGGGATGGGGCTCGCCAAGCAACTCAAGGACGAGGTCGCGAACTGCCCGCCGATCGTGGTGCTCACCGGCCGCCCGGACGACGCCTGGCTGGCCTCCTGGTCGCGCGCGGAGGCTGCAGTGCCCCATCCGATCGACCCGATCCGGCTCGGCGAGGCCGTGGTGGCGGTGCTGTCTCCACAGCGGTGA
- a CDS encoding NADH-quinone oxidoreductase subunit A translates to MNVYIPILVLGAIAAAFAVGSVGIALVIGPRRYNRAKLEAYECGIEPMAPGSPGHETTGQRFPVKYYLTAMLFIVFDIEIVFLYPWAVSFESLGVFAVVEMLLFMLTVFVAYAYIWRRGGLSWD, encoded by the coding sequence ATGAACGTCTACATCCCCATCCTGGTACTCGGCGCGATCGCCGCGGCGTTCGCGGTGGGTTCGGTCGGAATCGCGCTGGTCATCGGCCCCCGCCGGTACAACCGGGCCAAGCTGGAGGCCTACGAATGCGGCATCGAGCCGATGGCCCCAGGCTCCCCCGGGCATGAGACCACCGGGCAGCGGTTCCCGGTCAAGTACTACCTGACCGCCATGCTGTTCATCGTCTTCGACATCGAGATCGTCTTCCTGTATCCCTGGGCCGTTTCCTTCGAATCGCTCGGGGTATTCGCCGTGGTGGAGATGTTGCTGTTCATGCTGACGGTGTTCGTCGCCTACGCATACATCTGGCGACGCGGCGGACTGAGCTGGGACTGA
- a CDS encoding NADH-quinone oxidoreductase subunit B family protein: MGLEERLPGGILLSTVEKVAGYVRKGSLWPATFGLACCAIEMMATAGPRFDIARFGMERFSATPRQADLMIVAGRVSQKMAPVLRQVYDQMAEPKWVLAMGVCASSGGMFNNYAVVQGVDHIVPVDIYLPGCPPRPEMLLNAILKLHAKIQEMPLGVNRAEAIAAAEEAALQARPTIELKGLLRS, encoded by the coding sequence ATGGGACTCGAAGAACGCCTGCCCGGCGGCATCCTGCTGTCCACTGTCGAGAAGGTCGCAGGCTACGTACGCAAGGGGTCGCTGTGGCCCGCCACGTTCGGCCTGGCCTGCTGCGCCATCGAGATGATGGCCACCGCGGGCCCGCGCTTCGACATCGCGCGCTTCGGCATGGAGCGGTTCTCTGCGACGCCGCGCCAGGCCGACCTGATGATCGTCGCGGGCCGCGTGAGCCAGAAGATGGCGCCGGTGCTGCGTCAGGTGTACGACCAGATGGCCGAACCCAAATGGGTGCTGGCCATGGGCGTGTGCGCTTCCTCCGGCGGCATGTTCAACAACTACGCGGTGGTGCAGGGCGTCGACCACATCGTGCCCGTCGACATCTACCTACCCGGCTGCCCGCCGCGGCCCGAGATGCTGCTCAACGCAATCCTCAAGCTGCACGCCAAGATTCAGGAGATGCCGCTGGGCGTGAACCGGGCTGAGGCGATCGCCGCGGCCGAGGAAGCCGCCCTGCAGGCCCGCCCCACCATCGAGCTGAAGGGACTGCTGCGGTCATGA
- a CDS encoding NADH-quinone oxidoreductase subunit C, protein MTDAPDQTGPEVIGTRRGMFGVRGSGDTSGYGRLVREVALPGSSPRPYGGYFDDVVDTLAATLGPDEFGAAIERVVVFRDELTLEVRREHLVAVAQALRDQLRFELCLGVSGVHYPDDTGRELHAVYPLMSITHNRRIRVEVSAPDADPHVPSLYSVYPTTDWHERETYDFFGIIFDGHPALTRIEMPDDWVGHPQRKDYPLGGIPVEYHGAKIPPPDERRAYN, encoded by the coding sequence ATGACGGACGCGCCGGACCAGACGGGACCCGAGGTGATCGGGACGCGGCGCGGCATGTTCGGTGTGCGCGGCAGCGGCGACACGTCGGGCTACGGCCGGTTGGTCCGGGAGGTGGCGCTGCCCGGCAGCTCACCCCGGCCCTACGGCGGTTACTTCGACGACGTCGTCGACACGTTGGCGGCGACCCTCGGTCCCGACGAGTTCGGCGCCGCGATCGAGCGCGTCGTGGTCTTCCGCGACGAACTGACCCTCGAGGTGCGCCGCGAACACCTGGTCGCGGTGGCCCAGGCACTGCGCGACCAGCTGCGATTCGAGCTGTGTCTGGGCGTGTCCGGGGTGCACTACCCCGACGACACCGGTCGCGAGTTGCACGCCGTCTACCCGCTGATGTCCATCACCCACAACCGCCGCATCCGCGTCGAGGTGAGCGCCCCGGACGCCGATCCGCATGTGCCGTCGCTGTATTCGGTGTACCCGACGACCGACTGGCACGAGCGGGAGACCTACGACTTCTTCGGCATCATCTTCGACGGCCACCCCGCCCTGACCCGGATCGAGATGCCCGATGACTGGGTGGGCCACCCGCAGCGCAAGGACTACCCGCTCGGCGGAATCCCGGTCGAGTACCACGGTGCGAAGATCCCGCCCCCGGACGAACGGCGGGCCTACAACTGA
- the nuoD gene encoding NADH dehydrogenase (quinone) subunit D, producing MTQDNEPDGRERVVTVGGQDWADVVAAARESAVAGERIVVNMGPQHPSTHGVLRLILEIDGETITEARCGIGYLHTGIEKNLEYRTWTQGVTFVTRMDYLSPFFNETAYCLGVEKLLGVTDAIPERASIIRVLLMELNRISSHLVALATGGMELGSMSAMFFGFRERELVLSIFETITGLRMNHAYIRPGGLAADLPDEALPQLRELLKLLPKRLRDMENLLNENYIWKARTQGVGYLDLTGCMALGITGPVLRSTGLPHDLRKAQPYCGYESYDFDVITDDQCDAYGRYIIRVREMHESIKIVEQCVERLGKVTGPVMITDKKLAWPADLKLGPDGLGNSKEHIAKIMGSSMEALIHHFKIVTEGIRVPAGQVYVAVESPRGELGVHMVSDGGTRPYRVHYRDPSFTNLQAVSVMCEGSMVADAIAAVASIDPVMGGVDR from the coding sequence ATGACTCAGGACAACGAACCCGATGGCCGCGAACGCGTGGTCACCGTCGGCGGTCAAGACTGGGCCGACGTCGTGGCCGCGGCGCGGGAGAGCGCGGTGGCCGGCGAGCGCATCGTGGTCAACATGGGCCCGCAGCATCCGTCCACCCACGGCGTGCTGCGCCTGATCCTCGAGATCGACGGCGAGACCATCACCGAGGCCCGGTGCGGAATCGGCTACCTGCACACCGGAATCGAGAAGAATCTCGAATACCGGACCTGGACGCAGGGCGTCACCTTCGTGACCCGCATGGACTACCTGTCGCCTTTCTTCAACGAGACGGCGTACTGCCTCGGCGTCGAGAAGCTGCTCGGCGTCACCGACGCCATTCCCGAGCGCGCGAGCATCATCCGGGTGCTGCTGATGGAACTCAACCGCATCTCGTCACACCTGGTCGCGCTGGCGACCGGCGGTATGGAGCTGGGTTCCATGTCGGCCATGTTCTTCGGCTTCCGGGAACGCGAACTGGTGCTGTCGATCTTCGAGACCATCACCGGGCTCCGCATGAACCACGCCTACATCCGCCCCGGCGGCCTGGCCGCCGACCTGCCCGACGAGGCCCTGCCGCAACTGCGGGAACTGCTGAAGCTGCTGCCCAAGCGGTTACGCGACATGGAGAATCTGCTCAACGAGAACTACATCTGGAAGGCCCGCACGCAGGGGGTCGGCTACCTGGATCTGACCGGGTGCATGGCGCTGGGCATCACCGGACCGGTGCTGCGTTCGACGGGGCTGCCGCACGATCTGCGAAAGGCGCAGCCGTACTGCGGATACGAGTCGTATGACTTCGACGTCATCACCGACGACCAGTGTGATGCCTACGGCCGCTACATCATTCGGGTCCGCGAGATGCACGAGTCCATCAAGATCGTCGAGCAGTGTGTCGAGAGGCTCGGCAAGGTCACCGGGCCGGTGATGATCACCGACAAGAAGCTGGCCTGGCCCGCGGACCTGAAGCTCGGCCCCGACGGCCTGGGCAATTCGAAGGAACACATCGCCAAGATCATGGGCTCGTCGATGGAGGCCCTGATCCACCACTTCAAGATCGTGACCGAAGGCATCCGGGTGCCCGCCGGGCAGGTGTACGTCGCCGTCGAATCGCCGCGCGGCGAGCTGGGTGTGCACATGGTGTCCGACGGTGGCACCCGGCCCTACCGGGTGCACTACCGCGACCCCTCGTTCACCAATCTGCAAGCGGTGTCGGTGATGTGCGAGGGCTCCATGGTCGCTGACGCCATCGCCGCGGTGGCATCGATCGATCCGGTGATGGGAGGCGTGGACAGGTGA
- the nuoE gene encoding NADH-quinone oxidoreductase subunit NuoE codes for MTAIELRLGPRPDEPGPPISQGPQSYSPDVTERLAADAATIIARYPSARSALLPLLHLVQSEDGYLTPAGIAFCAAQLDLSTAEVTAVATFYSMYRRTPTGEYLVGVCTNTLCAIMGGDAILESLEDHLGLGAGETTADGRVTLEHIECNAACDYAPVVMVNWEFFDNQTPGSARDLVDSLRTGEPVTPTRGAPLCTFKDTARILAGFPDERPGSNDSEPGAATLAGLRVAQERGMEAPQ; via the coding sequence GTGACCGCTATCGAACTGCGTCTCGGGCCGCGTCCGGACGAGCCCGGCCCACCGATCAGCCAAGGGCCGCAGTCGTATTCGCCTGACGTGACCGAGCGCCTGGCCGCCGACGCCGCGACGATCATCGCCCGCTACCCCAGTGCCCGCTCCGCGCTGCTGCCGCTGCTGCATCTCGTCCAATCCGAGGACGGCTACCTCACCCCTGCCGGAATCGCTTTCTGCGCTGCGCAATTGGACCTCAGCACTGCCGAGGTCACCGCGGTCGCGACGTTCTACTCGATGTACCGCCGCACCCCGACAGGCGAGTACCTCGTCGGGGTGTGCACCAACACGCTGTGCGCCATCATGGGCGGCGACGCCATCCTCGAATCACTGGAGGACCACCTGGGTCTCGGCGCCGGCGAGACCACTGCCGACGGCCGGGTCACGCTGGAGCACATCGAATGCAACGCCGCCTGCGACTACGCACCCGTGGTCATGGTGAACTGGGAGTTCTTCGACAACCAAACACCCGGTTCCGCACGTGATCTCGTCGACTCATTGCGGACCGGTGAGCCGGTCACCCCGACCCGGGGCGCGCCCCTGTGCACCTTCAAGGACACCGCACGCATCCTCGCCGGCTTCCCCGATGAACGCCCCGGCAGCAACGACTCCGAACCGGGCGCGGCCACCCTCGCCGGGTTGCGCGTCGCGCAGGAGCGCGGGATGGAGGCGCCGCAATGA